The nucleotide sequence ACAAGGCCGCCACCGAGCCCGGTGCCTGGCGCGACGAGCAGCAGGCTGCCGAAGTGTTTCCGGCGCAGCGCGTATTCACCGAGTGCGGCGGCATTGCCGTCGTTCGTCATGTAGACCGGCACGCCGGTGCGTTCGGAAAGTTTTCCACGGATGTCCGTGCCCACCCAGTCGCTGCCGAGATTCGCCTGGCCCCAGATCACGCCGTCGCTGCTGGGGGCGGGCACATCAAGACCGATGCCGGCGATGGCGCTCTTCTCGATGCCGGCGCCCGCGGCGAGTTGGTCAAGGGCTTGGTCGAGCTGGCCGAATGTCGTCTCATAGCCGTTTTTCACCATGCTGCGAACCTCCGTCAATGGCCCGACTTGTTCGGAGAGATGATTGACCAAAACCGCTTTGACCGTGGTGCCGCCGATATCGAGGCCAGCATAATAAGAAGATTCATTTGCCATGATGCGGAGACTGTTTTCCAGGCACCGCACTGTCAAGAAATTGGCAACCCCACAACGGGGGGATGTCTCGCTTCCGCAGCTTGGGAATGGTTGCGGACGTGGAGCTTCAGATCACCGCGTTCGCCAGCAGGATGATCACGATGGAAACCACGGCGATCCCTGTTTCCACGACGGTCCATGTCTTCAAGGTTTGGGAAATGGACATGCCGAGGTATTCCTTCACGAACCAGAAGCCCGAGTCGTTCACGTGGGAAAGGATCAGGGATCCGGCGCCCATCGCGAGCACCAGCAGCTCGCGGTTCGTATCCGGCCGGGCTTCCACGACGGGCAGCATCAGTCCCGCGGCCATGGTGATGGACACCGTGGCCGATCCCACCGCGATGCGCAGCAGCCCGGCGATGATCCAGCCTAACAGGATGGGTGTCACCGGGATTTGTACTGCAAGATCGGCGATGGCCTTGGCCACGCCGGAGTGTTCCAGCACCTTGCTGAAGCCGCCGCCGGCTCCGACCACCAGGAAGATGCTCGCCGCAGGACCGACGCATTGTTCGGTGAATTTCAGAATCTCACCGCCCTTGAGTCCGCAGTGGGTGCCGAACGCCCAGAAAGAGAACACCACGGCGATGAGCATGGCCACCACCGGCGCTCCGATGAAGTCCGCCACCTGCCGCACCGTGTTTTCCGGCGGCAGCGACACGTCCGCCGCCGTGGCGACAAGCATCAGCAGCACCGGCAGCAGCATGGTGAAAATGCTCAGGGCGAATCCGGGAGGGCGGGGGGCTGCCGCTTTTCCGGAAGCTTCGGCACCCAGTCCGCCGATGGCCACCGGCACGCGCGGGGCGACCCAGCGGGCGAGAAACGGACCGGTGATGAGCGCGGTGGGAAGACCGACTGCGATCGACCAGAGAATCGTTTTTCCGGTGTCAGCACCGATTTTTCCGATGGCCACCATCGGACCGGGATGCGGCGGGATGAGTCCGTGGGCCACGGAGAGTCCGGCGGCGAGAGGCAGCGCGAGATAGAGGATCGGTGTCTTCGTCTGCCGGGCGAGCATGAAGGCGATGGGACCTAACAGGACGATGCCGACACCGAAAAACACGGAAATTCCCACGAGAAACGCCACCAGCATCACGGCGTAGTCGAGCCGCTTGATTCCTAACAGATTCACCATCCGGTTCGCGATCACCTCCGCCGCTCCGGACTCGGCGAGCAGTTTTCCCAGAATGGTCCCCAGTCCGATGATCATCGCCAGGAAGCCCAGCGTGTTCCCCACACCTTCCTGGAAGCTCTTTGAAATGCCCGGCAGCGGCATGCCGGAACCGACCCCTACGACGAGGGATGCGATCATCAGCGCGATGAACGCGTTGCACTTGAAGCGGGCGATCAGGACGATGAGACCGATGATGGCCGCCAGCGCGAGCAGCAGCAGACCATTCGGTGAAAGCATGGCAATGGGTAAATCCATGAAACGAAACCTGAACAAACCATCCCGGTGTGGGAATCCCTAATTCATGTCCCCCAAAAAGTGGAAATTTCAAACTTCCCCCCTCGCGGATCGCCCATTTTACTCACCGTATGTCCGCGAAAATCGCTCTCAAACCCAAGATCCAGCTCGGCGTCGTGCCGACCCATTTCAAATTCGTCGGTGGAATCGTGCCCGATGAGAACGGAAAATTTCCTCGCGACGCGGACGGCGCGCTGCTCATCCTGTCGGAAATGAAGAAACTCGGCGACGCGTCGCCGGTGGCGATGGACATCGTGCAGATCCCGTTCTTCGCCTCGGCCGATGCGGACGAGGTGACCGAGATGATCGATGGTCTGAAGGCGCTCGGCCTTGAAGTGCATTTCATCATCATGGTCGGCGGTGCGAATCCGATGAATCCCGCCGATGAGGATGCCGTGGTCGCCCAGCTTGTCTCGAGCCTCAAGGCCGCGATCAAGCATGGCATCCGCCACGTTTCCTCCACCTCCATCGAGGAATGGATGAGTGCCGACACCGCCCGCACGGGCGATGCCTTCACGGCGGCGGTGGAGCAGAATGTGAAGGTCCACATGCGTGTCTATCAGGAAGCGGGCGTGGAGGGATCGTGTATCGAGAACTGGCACATCGAGTTCCTGCGGCCCGGCGAATTCAAGACGTTCACCAATGTGGACCGTGGCTGGTCCTTCGTGAAGGCCGCGAACCTCGCGCTCGGGAAAAAATTCTTCAAGCTGCTGGTGGACGCCGCGCATTGCGGAGACTCCGGCCTGAGCATCGCGGAAAATGAGAAGCTCATCGCGGAGATCGCCGCCGCGGGCGAGTTCGGCATTTTCCACGCTTCGGCAAAAACCACGCGCGGCTGTCTCTCGACGGACGATGGCTGGATCGGCGCGCTTCTCACCGCCGCCGCGAAATCCGGAGAGCTGAAGCACGTTTTCGTGGAAGTGTTCGACCACGAGGATCCGGCGTTGGAACTCGTCAGGAAGCTGGATCCCGGCCACGGCGTGGATACCCGTGACGGCCGGAGCTACATGCAGGTGACGGCGGACGGCCTGGGCGATGTCGCCCACCGCCTGAACAACCTGAAGGTCCGCGGATTCCTCAACGCCTGACAGACATGAGAACCGTCAATGGCGAGCCGTCATTCCATCTCGGCACGCCCGAGCTGGATCTCCATCTCACCGCACGCGGCGGACACATGGCACCGGTGGTTTTCCACCTGGCCGGTCGTGATGTCTCGCCGTATTCGCTCTCGCCATGGGAGCCTGCGGAATATCCGGAACTACCGCCGTTGCTCTCGGTGCTGCGGGGGGATTTTCTGTGCTTTCCCTTCGGTGGGCAGGAGGTGGGACCACCACACGGAGAAACGGCGAATGCGGAGTGGATGCGGTTGGAATCCGACGGGCGTTCGCTCCGTTGCAGGATCGACACGACCGACAGCGGAGCCGGAGTGGTGAAAACCCTGGAGACACGGGAGGGCCACCATGCGGTTTATTTCACCCACGAGATTTCCGGAGCGGAAGGTGAGTTCAGCTATGGCAACCATCCGGTCATCGATTTTTCGAATCTTGCGGAAGGCGAGGGGAGGGTGACGACGAGCGCGTTCCACTGGGCCTCCGTTTACCCCGGAGCGTTTTCAAATCCTGCCGAGGGTGAAACCCAGGTTTTTGAGAAAGGCGCGGTGATCACCGATCTCAGCGCGGTCGCGCTGGCCGCGGGCGGCACGCTGGATCTGACGCATTACCCCACGCCCGTGGGTCACGAGGATCTCGTGATGGTCGCCCATCAGCCGGTTACGGACGAGCAACCCTTCGCGTGGTCGGCGGCGGTGCTGGACGGGTATGTCTGGTTTTCGCTGAAAAATCCGGTGGATTTTCCGAGCACCATCCTGTGGATTTCCAATGGCGGCCGGACCGCCGCACCATGGCTCGGGCGGCACCGCGGGCGCATGGGCATCGAGGACGTCTGTTCCCATTTCGCGGATGGCGTGGTCGAGTCGCGCCGGGGCTTACTAGAGAAACATGGAGTAGCGACGACGAGGACTTTCCGGAAAGATGCACCCGTCACGCTGCGCAATATCCATGCGGTGGCGGCGCTGCCCGATGGCTTTGGAGCCGTGGGCCGCATCGTTCCGGCTGGAGAAGACGCGGTGAAACTCATCGGCACGTCCGGCGGGGAGATCGTCGTGCCGCTTCACTGGCGGCACGTTGTCCGGCCTGCCTGATATGTCTGATTTCATGTAAATTTCCAAAAATCCACCCGTAACATTCCGACTTAACCAACCCAATGAGCGTTCCTCTCACCACCGCCGACCTATCCACCACCACGACGAATCTCAAGGCCCTCATCGACGGGCATCTGGAGGACACCGGCGGTCTTTTGCGTCTTTCCCCCACCTGGGTGCCGCGCTCGTTCCTGCAGCCCGGTCTGCGCATCAAGCTGCATCCCGATGACACCTATGCCTACGGACTGAACCGCGGCGGCATCGACGAGC is from Luteolibacter yonseiensis and encodes:
- a CDS encoding gluconate:H+ symporter; protein product: MLSPNGLLLLALAAIIGLIVLIARFKCNAFIALMIASLVVGVGSGMPLPGISKSFQEGVGNTLGFLAMIIGLGTILGKLLAESGAAEVIANRMVNLLGIKRLDYAVMLVAFLVGISVFFGVGIVLLGPIAFMLARQTKTPILYLALPLAAGLSVAHGLIPPHPGPMVAIGKIGADTGKTILWSIAVGLPTALITGPFLARWVAPRVPVAIGGLGAEASGKAAAPRPPGFALSIFTMLLPVLLMLVATAADVSLPPENTVRQVADFIGAPVVAMLIAVVFSFWAFGTHCGLKGGEILKFTEQCVGPAASIFLVVGAGGGFSKVLEHSGVAKAIADLAVQIPVTPILLGWIIAGLLRIAVGSATVSITMAAGLMLPVVEARPDTNRELLVLAMGAGSLILSHVNDSGFWFVKEYLGMSISQTLKTWTVVETGIAVVSIVIILLANAVI